From Stenotrophomonas maltophilia, a single genomic window includes:
- the aceK gene encoding bifunctional isocitrate dehydrogenase kinase/phosphatase — MSEPDIAAELASRIAGAIRDGFEQYHARFAAITARARQRFEQRDWAGARQDAVERIALYDLCIAEQMDALRRLAGEAIGARALWLQVHARYSALLQELIDAELYKTFYNTLSRRLFATRGVDPALEFIAFDVEPSDAITHPVARHTYAVSPTRPVEALQRVLADYRFDIPYAHQLRCAAAIAVRLQDDLAHWGDTPVRSIELLDTVFYRERRAYLVGRVFGEHRFSPCVIALVNDERGLRADAVLTRRRDVAHLFGVSRSYFQADLATVGDAVVFLRSLLPGKPIDEIYTVLGRAKQGKTERYRTFFRHFNEHPQERLVPAEGTPGMVMAVFTLPSYPLVFKLIRDRFAWPKAMSRQQVEEKYALVFNLDRVGRLLDAQPYRHLRFPRDRFAPALLDELLQQCAQSVRVDGDQVEVALCYVQRRFRPLNLYLREQGGEAVRAAVLDYAQAITDMARNNIFPGDMLPKNFGVSRHGRAVFYDYDELCLVSDCVFRAWPQPRSPEEAMADEPWFHVGPRDVFPERFGPFMGLPAAELAAVREHFRHLFDPQWWQQLQERFARGDYPDTPPYAGAHRLA; from the coding sequence ATGTCCGAGCCTGACATCGCCGCCGAGCTGGCGTCGCGCATCGCGGGCGCCATCCGTGATGGTTTCGAGCAGTATCACGCCCGCTTCGCGGCGATCACCGCGCGTGCGCGGCAGCGCTTCGAGCAGCGCGACTGGGCCGGCGCCCGCCAGGATGCCGTCGAGCGCATCGCCCTGTACGACCTGTGCATCGCCGAGCAGATGGATGCCCTGCGTCGCCTCGCCGGTGAGGCGATCGGCGCGCGCGCGCTGTGGCTGCAGGTGCACGCGCGCTACAGCGCCCTGCTGCAGGAGCTGATCGATGCCGAGCTGTACAAGACCTTCTACAACACCTTGTCGCGGCGCCTGTTCGCCACCCGTGGCGTGGACCCGGCGCTGGAGTTCATCGCCTTCGACGTTGAACCTTCCGATGCCATCACCCATCCGGTCGCACGGCATACCTATGCGGTCTCGCCCACGCGGCCGGTGGAGGCGCTGCAGCGGGTGCTGGCCGACTACCGCTTCGACATTCCCTATGCCCACCAGTTGCGCTGCGCGGCGGCGATCGCAGTGCGCCTGCAGGACGATCTGGCCCATTGGGGTGACACGCCGGTACGCAGCATCGAGCTGCTCGACACCGTGTTCTATCGCGAGCGCCGCGCCTATCTGGTCGGCCGCGTGTTCGGCGAGCATCGCTTCTCGCCGTGCGTGATCGCCCTGGTCAACGATGAGCGCGGGCTGCGCGCCGATGCCGTGCTGACCCGGCGCCGCGATGTCGCCCACCTGTTCGGCGTGTCGCGCAGCTACTTCCAGGCCGACCTTGCCACGGTGGGGGATGCGGTGGTGTTCCTGCGCAGCCTGTTGCCGGGCAAGCCGATCGACGAGATCTACACCGTGCTGGGCCGCGCCAAGCAGGGCAAGACCGAGCGCTACCGCACCTTCTTCCGCCACTTCAACGAGCATCCGCAGGAGCGGCTGGTGCCTGCCGAAGGCACGCCGGGCATGGTCATGGCGGTGTTCACCCTGCCCAGCTATCCGCTGGTGTTCAAGCTGATCCGCGACCGCTTTGCCTGGCCCAAGGCAATGTCGCGGCAGCAGGTGGAAGAGAAGTACGCGCTGGTGTTCAACCTTGACCGTGTCGGCCGTCTGCTTGACGCACAGCCGTATCGCCATCTGCGCTTCCCGCGTGACCGCTTCGCGCCGGCGCTGCTGGACGAGCTGCTGCAGCAGTGCGCGCAGAGCGTTCGCGTCGATGGCGACCAGGTGGAAGTCGCGCTGTGCTATGTGCAGCGTCGCTTCCGCCCGTTGAACCTGTACCTGCGCGAGCAGGGCGGAGAGGCGGTGCGCGCGGCGGTGCTCGACTATGCGCAGGCCATCACCGACATGGCGCGCAACAACATTTTTCCCGGTGACATGCTGCCGAAGAATTTCGGTGTGTCGCGCCATGGCCGCGCCGTGTTCTACGACTATGACGAACTGTGCCTGGTCAGCGACTGCGTGTTCCGCGCCTGGCCGCAGCCGCGCAGCCCGGAAGAGGCGATGGCCGATGAGCCGTGGTTCCATGTAGGCCCACGCGATGTCTTCCCTGAGCGCTTCGGCCCGTTCATGGGGCTGCCGGCCGCTGAACTGGCCGCGGTGCGCGAGCATTTCCGGCACCTGTTCGATCCGCAGTGGTGGCAGCAGCTGCAGGAGCGGTTCGCGCGTGGTGACTACCCCGACACCCCGCCGTACGCGGGCGCCCACCGGCTGGCGTGA
- a CDS encoding GTP-binding protein, whose protein sequence is MREHKVVVLGGMGSGKSTLVRSIAAGAVIDTDVANSDRLGADKASTTVALDYADIDLPNGERLRLYGTPGQQRFDFLWPILLQGARGAVLLLDARRAGMAAELQDYLQVLRPFAPALALVVAVTHLDQAPHAALDDWATRACLDDQPLPLLAVDARNREQGLLLMDVLMGEMEAHALVAAHG, encoded by the coding sequence ATGCGTGAGCACAAGGTGGTGGTGCTGGGCGGGATGGGCAGTGGCAAGTCGACCCTGGTGCGCAGCATCGCGGCCGGCGCGGTGATCGATACGGATGTGGCCAACAGTGATCGCCTTGGCGCCGACAAGGCCTCCACCACCGTCGCGCTGGACTACGCCGACATCGACCTGCCCAACGGCGAACGGCTGCGCCTGTACGGCACCCCGGGCCAGCAGCGCTTCGACTTCCTGTGGCCGATCCTGCTGCAGGGTGCGCGCGGTGCGGTGTTGCTGCTGGATGCGCGTCGCGCCGGCATGGCCGCCGAGCTGCAGGACTACCTGCAGGTGCTGCGGCCGTTTGCACCGGCGCTGGCCCTGGTGGTGGCGGTCACCCATCTCGACCAGGCGCCCCATGCCGCGCTGGACGACTGGGCCACGCGCGCCTGCCTCGACGACCAGCCACTGCCGCTGCTGGCGGTCGATGCCCGCAACCGCGAGCAGGGACTGCTGCTGATGGATGTGTTGATGGGCGAAATGGAAGCGCATGCACTGGTGGCCGCGCATGGCTGA
- a CDS encoding TonB-dependent receptor: MMRSPLFLALALAVGCGAPLLAGDASAQTARAVRATAEMSMVLSGHIEITADGSVSTLVLDQKSMLSPSIASFVEGTIAGWRFEPTLRDGKAVATRAPLHVRLRGKSMADGGYEVSMTSVNFSEYDPKATDSVTDRRMTPPRYPEEVYRNGGQGEVVLMVKVARDGTVADVVAEQVNMAVIGPERTLAKMRDSLAKASVSSARKWTFTPPTTGEDSTRDSWTVRVPVNFALNNDRNAGPERLGRWRVFIPGPRQAVPWRRADPIEQAGSDLLQEGGVYMVDGARRGVRLLTPLEQG; this comes from the coding sequence ATGATGCGTTCCCCCCTGTTTCTCGCCCTCGCGCTGGCCGTAGGCTGCGGCGCCCCCTTGCTGGCCGGCGATGCCAGTGCACAGACCGCACGCGCCGTGCGCGCCACGGCGGAAATGAGCATGGTGCTTTCCGGCCATATCGAGATCACTGCCGATGGTTCGGTCAGCACGCTGGTACTGGACCAGAAGTCGATGCTGTCTCCGAGCATCGCATCCTTCGTCGAGGGCACCATTGCAGGTTGGCGCTTCGAGCCGACGCTGCGTGATGGCAAGGCGGTGGCGACGCGTGCTCCGCTGCACGTGCGCCTGCGCGGCAAGTCGATGGCAGATGGCGGTTACGAAGTCAGCATGACCAGCGTCAACTTCAGCGAATACGATCCGAAGGCGACCGACTCGGTGACTGACCGGCGCATGACGCCGCCGCGTTACCCGGAAGAGGTCTATCGGAACGGTGGCCAGGGCGAGGTGGTGCTGATGGTCAAGGTGGCCCGCGACGGTACGGTGGCCGATGTCGTTGCCGAGCAGGTCAACATGGCCGTGATCGGGCCCGAGCGAACCCTGGCCAAGATGCGCGACAGCCTGGCCAAGGCCAGCGTCAGCAGCGCCCGCAAATGGACCTTCACCCCGCCGACCACCGGCGAGGACAGCACCCGGGACAGCTGGACGGTACGCGTGCCGGTGAACTTCGCCCTGAACAATGATCGCAATGCCGGGCCGGAGCGTCTGGGGCGCTGGCGCGTCTTCATTCCGGGGCCGCGGCAGGCCGTGCCGTGGCGCAGGGCGGACCCGATCGAGCAGGCCGGTAGTGACCTGCTGCAGGAGGGCGGCGTCTACATGGTTGATGGCGCCCGGCGCGGCGTGCGCCTGCTGACCCCGCTGGAACAGGGCTGA
- a CDS encoding sensor domain-containing diguanylate cyclase encodes MRLISPRLNLGKLILALALLSAIIALANTLLASYRVQRDQLVGNTLEANRVYATKLAETTQNFLLAAQQELAYAATRLGQDDLDPQRAQDEASRLQLQTNSFNSSLVVDADGLVIATSPQTLQLQGEVLHSVGNNAALAARQPMISDPYQSATGKLLVSLSHPIFNRQGHYRGYVSGTLYLRQRSALHTLLGKHYYRDGSYLYVVDRHGRLLYHADGKRVGDYVVGNPAVKAVVRGERGAQQVRNNLGVSMLAGYAPVPATGWGIIAQRPTEATLQPLSRLMTAVIWNAIPLGLLSLLVTWWFARRISMPLWQLARNVQGGEDTGNAINHVSGIRAWYFEVAQLKHAVLHSFNALQDRIGTLNRASRTDPLTGLLNRRGLQQALDALQVQGIPFAILALDIDRFKSINDAHGHDVGDAAIVHIADQMRRYSRDSDILCRAGGEEFLLLLPGINAEPARQAGERLRQHIADHPFEPVGTITVSLGVAHFPSFHVDAEQALRLADKALYMAKEQGRNRVVVYPYAD; translated from the coding sequence ATGCGCCTGATTTCGCCCCGCCTCAACCTGGGCAAGCTGATCCTCGCCCTGGCCCTGCTCAGCGCCATCATCGCGCTGGCCAATACCCTGCTGGCCAGCTACCGGGTGCAGCGCGACCAGCTGGTCGGCAACACCCTGGAAGCCAATCGCGTCTATGCCACCAAGCTGGCCGAGACCACCCAGAACTTCCTGCTGGCCGCACAGCAGGAGCTGGCCTATGCGGCCACCCGGCTCGGCCAGGACGATCTGGATCCGCAGCGGGCGCAGGATGAGGCCAGCCGCCTGCAGCTGCAGACCAACAGCTTCAACTCCTCGCTGGTGGTGGACGCCGATGGCCTGGTGATCGCCACTTCGCCGCAGACCCTGCAGCTGCAGGGTGAGGTGCTGCACAGCGTCGGCAACAACGCAGCACTGGCGGCACGCCAGCCGATGATCAGCGATCCGTACCAATCGGCCACCGGCAAGCTGCTGGTGTCGCTGTCGCACCCGATCTTCAACCGCCAGGGCCACTACCGCGGCTACGTCAGCGGGACCCTGTACCTGCGCCAGCGCAGCGCACTGCATACGCTGCTGGGCAAGCACTACTACCGCGACGGGTCCTACCTGTACGTGGTCGACCGTCATGGTCGCCTGCTCTATCACGCCGATGGCAAGCGGGTCGGTGACTACGTGGTCGGCAATCCGGCGGTGAAGGCGGTGGTGCGTGGCGAGCGCGGCGCCCAGCAGGTGCGCAACAACCTGGGCGTGTCGATGCTGGCCGGGTATGCACCGGTACCGGCGACCGGCTGGGGCATCATCGCCCAGCGTCCGACCGAGGCCACCCTGCAACCGCTGTCGCGGTTGATGACCGCAGTGATCTGGAACGCGATTCCGCTCGGCCTGCTGTCGCTGCTGGTCACCTGGTGGTTCGCCCGCCGCATTTCGATGCCGCTGTGGCAGCTGGCGCGCAACGTGCAGGGCGGCGAAGATACCGGCAATGCGATCAACCATGTCAGCGGCATCCGTGCGTGGTACTTCGAGGTCGCGCAGCTGAAACACGCGGTGCTGCACAGCTTCAACGCACTGCAGGACCGGATCGGCACGCTCAACCGGGCCAGCCGCACCGACCCGCTGACCGGCCTGCTCAATCGTCGTGGCCTGCAGCAGGCCCTGGATGCGCTGCAGGTGCAGGGCATCCCGTTCGCGATCCTGGCGCTGGACATCGATCGCTTCAAATCGATCAACGATGCCCACGGCCACGACGTCGGCGACGCCGCCATCGTCCATATCGCCGATCAGATGCGCCGCTATTCGCGCGACAGCGACATCCTCTGCCGCGCCGGCGGCGAGGAATTCCTGCTGCTGTTGCCGGGCATCAACGCCGAGCCGGCACGCCAGGCCGGCGAACGCCTGCGCCAGCATATCGCCGACCACCCGTTCGAGCCGGTGGGCACCATCACCGTGTCACTGGGCGTGGCCCATTTCCCGAGCTTCCATGTCGATGCCGAGCAGGCGTTGCGGCTGGCCGACAAGGCGCTGTACATGGCCAAGGAACAGGGCCGCAACCGGGTCGTGGTCTACCCCTACGCCGACTGA
- a CDS encoding cupin-like domain-containing protein yields the protein MLPPPYPIDEVHGLDPAQLHEQLPGWTTPKVIRGLVSHWPLVAAARTSDAAAVAHLATFDPGRMPVTATTAAPEAQGRLFYNEDMSGFNFRREQVPLKVVLATLLKYAHDPSPPSIYVASTTLDSFLPGLAEANPLHLGMADPLTSIWIGNRSRIAAHQDVPDNLACVAAGRRRVTLFAPDQVRNLYVGPLDLTPAGQAISLVDFHAPDFERFPRFREALAQAQVAELAPGDAVFIPSLWWHHMEGLDAFNVLINSWWRPVPAWMDSPMNALMLAILAVRDLPEPQRAHWRAMFDHYVFDADTATSAQIPAHARGVLAPLHADGAAQIRQILRQRLQR from the coding sequence ATGCTGCCGCCGCCCTACCCCATCGATGAAGTACATGGCCTGGACCCGGCACAGCTGCACGAGCAGCTGCCGGGCTGGACCACGCCGAAGGTGATCCGCGGGCTGGTCTCGCATTGGCCGCTGGTGGCCGCCGCACGCACGTCCGATGCCGCTGCGGTCGCTCATCTGGCCACCTTCGATCCTGGCCGGATGCCGGTGACCGCCACCACCGCAGCGCCCGAAGCACAGGGGCGGTTGTTCTACAACGAGGACATGAGCGGCTTCAACTTCCGCCGCGAACAGGTGCCGCTGAAAGTCGTGCTGGCCACGTTGCTGAAGTACGCGCACGATCCGTCGCCGCCGTCGATCTACGTCGCCTCGACCACGCTGGACAGCTTCCTGCCCGGCCTGGCCGAAGCGAATCCGCTGCATCTGGGCATGGCCGACCCGCTGACCAGCATCTGGATCGGCAACCGCTCGCGCATCGCCGCCCACCAGGATGTACCGGACAATCTTGCCTGCGTGGCTGCGGGGCGCCGCCGGGTCACCCTGTTCGCCCCCGACCAGGTGCGCAATCTTTACGTCGGCCCGTTGGATCTGACCCCGGCCGGCCAGGCGATCAGCCTGGTTGACTTCCACGCACCGGATTTCGAGCGCTTCCCACGCTTCCGCGAGGCGCTGGCGCAGGCGCAGGTGGCAGAACTGGCGCCGGGCGATGCCGTCTTCATTCCTTCGCTCTGGTGGCACCACATGGAAGGACTGGACGCGTTCAACGTGCTGATCAACAGCTGGTGGCGCCCGGTGCCGGCCTGGATGGATTCGCCGATGAACGCACTGATGCTGGCGATCCTGGCGGTGCGCGACCTTCCCGAACCCCAGCGCGCGCACTGGCGCGCGATGTTCGATCACTACGTGTTCGACGCCGATACGGCGACCAGCGCACAAATTCCTGCGCATGCGCGTGGCGTGCTGGCCCCGCTGCACGCCGACGGCGCCGCGCAGATACGGCAGATCCTGCGCCAGCGACTGCAACGGTGA
- a CDS encoding TonB-dependent receptor codes for MKTYRAVPRKTMLTSALLAALAAPAWAQDAPAAGPADPATLDTVQVTGIRGSLQSSMNLKRDSQGVVDGIVAEDIGKFPDTNLAESLQRISGVSIDRTSSGEGSKVTVRGIGPDYNLVLLNGRQMPASNLGNGGGGLNGSRSFDFANLASESVSAVEVYKTSRADNPAGGIGATINIRTMRPLESEPVISLGLKAVNDSSNDNLPRTLQGSNITGELSGIFSQRYADDRFGVTLSASHQERDSGFNQATVAEGWATLYGNNTTDWRALPQPGQGYADRITNRPGPNDVYARPQNTAYNVNGVQRQRTNAQATFQWKPADNVTTTLDYTYVENKVQQQRSELSVWFNYGPGDSTWTNGPVAAPIIYSEDMTNSDVSMGGAKLATRTGMHSLGFNVDWEVNDALDLSFDAHNSTAESKPDSPYGSAGVLGVAAFVRGKTTVDYSGDLPIINIALPPGGVQASDALVTGSVFQNSYNKSKVQQYQGRGTFRFADYSALDFGIGHAQVENRSASAIMQRNTWGGLGTPSDYADDIWYADNMAKYFKAFSGHSDPRLTGQFLVFDFDRLIDRAAQVGSASDPACPSCYYAPSQYSEDIRTTEKTRSAYLQYRTSFDWSMPLHVAAGVRYERTEVESNAMVRVPTGISWGSANELNIVYAADSSFIGGRGKYDYMLPNVDLKLDLSESLALRGSYSRTLGRPSWTQIQSGQSLADIVRTQGGTASRGNPGLEPLISDNFDLSLEWYYGEASYASVGFFRKNIKNFISDTIVRENTGTLHTPVGGAYWNEALASGCGTTDMPCIRDYIFTNHAGDPGVTYTGTNSAGQKTGTITGLPGDPIAGFDVTVPANQHSDHLDGWEVAVQHLFGQSGFGVAANYTKVKSGLTFNNLSLGDQYPMIGLSDSANVVAFYDKHAWQIRAAYNWRDKFLNGIGGQGPNPNYTAAYGQLDLNISYAVSEQLTLSLEAINLTDETMRTYSRHTNMLRYATQTGPRYMFGVRYKF; via the coding sequence ATGAAGACGTACAGGGCAGTACCTCGCAAGACGATGCTCACTTCCGCGCTGCTGGCAGCGCTGGCTGCACCGGCCTGGGCACAGGACGCACCCGCCGCCGGCCCGGCCGATCCGGCCACGCTGGATACCGTGCAGGTCACCGGTATCCGCGGCAGCCTGCAGTCTTCAATGAACCTCAAGCGCGACAGCCAGGGCGTGGTCGATGGCATCGTCGCCGAGGACATCGGCAAATTCCCGGATACCAACCTGGCCGAATCGCTGCAGCGCATCAGCGGCGTGTCGATCGACCGTACCTCCAGCGGCGAAGGCTCCAAGGTGACCGTGCGCGGCATCGGCCCGGACTACAACCTGGTGTTGTTGAACGGTCGCCAGATGCCCGCCTCCAACCTTGGCAACGGTGGTGGCGGCCTGAATGGCTCGCGCTCGTTCGATTTCGCCAACCTTGCCTCCGAATCGGTTTCGGCGGTGGAGGTGTACAAGACCAGCCGTGCCGACAACCCGGCTGGCGGTATCGGCGCCACCATCAACATCAGGACGATGCGCCCGCTGGAGTCGGAGCCGGTGATCAGCCTGGGCCTGAAGGCGGTCAATGATTCGTCCAACGACAACCTGCCGCGCACGCTGCAGGGCTCGAACATCACCGGCGAACTGTCGGGCATCTTCAGCCAGCGCTACGCCGATGACCGCTTCGGCGTGACCCTCAGTGCCAGCCATCAGGAACGCGATTCGGGCTTCAACCAGGCCACGGTGGCCGAAGGCTGGGCGACGCTGTACGGCAACAACACCACCGACTGGCGCGCGCTGCCGCAGCCGGGCCAGGGCTATGCCGACCGCATCACCAACCGGCCCGGGCCGAACGATGTGTACGCACGCCCGCAGAACACCGCGTACAACGTCAACGGCGTGCAGCGCCAGCGCACCAATGCGCAGGCCACGTTCCAGTGGAAGCCGGCCGACAACGTGACGACCACGCTGGACTACACCTATGTCGAGAACAAGGTGCAGCAGCAACGCAGTGAACTGTCCGTGTGGTTCAACTACGGACCGGGCGACAGCACCTGGACCAACGGGCCGGTGGCCGCGCCGATCATCTACAGCGAGGACATGACCAATTCGGACGTGTCGATGGGCGGCGCCAAGCTGGCCACCAGGACCGGCATGCACTCGCTGGGCTTCAACGTGGACTGGGAAGTGAACGACGCGCTGGACCTCTCGTTCGATGCCCACAACTCCACCGCCGAATCGAAGCCGGACAGTCCGTATGGTTCGGCCGGCGTGCTGGGCGTGGCCGCCTTCGTGCGTGGCAAGACCACGGTGGACTACAGCGGCGACCTGCCGATCATCAACATCGCGCTGCCGCCCGGCGGCGTGCAGGCGTCCGATGCGCTGGTGACCGGTTCGGTGTTCCAGAACAGCTACAACAAGTCGAAAGTGCAGCAGTACCAGGGTCGCGGTACGTTCCGCTTTGCCGACTACTCGGCGCTGGACTTCGGCATTGGCCACGCCCAGGTGGAGAACCGTTCGGCGTCGGCGATCATGCAGCGCAATACCTGGGGTGGCCTGGGAACACCGTCCGACTACGCCGATGACATCTGGTATGCGGACAACATGGCCAAGTACTTCAAGGCGTTCTCCGGCCACAGCGATCCGCGCCTGACCGGCCAGTTCCTGGTCTTCGACTTCGACCGCCTGATCGATCGCGCCGCACAGGTCGGCAGCGCCTCCGATCCGGCCTGCCCCAGCTGCTACTACGCGCCCAGCCAGTATTCAGAGGACATCCGCACCACCGAGAAGACCCGCAGCGCCTACCTGCAGTACCGCACCAGCTTCGACTGGTCGATGCCGCTGCACGTGGCCGCCGGCGTGCGCTACGAGCGCACCGAAGTAGAATCCAACGCGATGGTGCGCGTACCCACCGGCATCAGCTGGGGCTCGGCCAACGAGCTGAACATCGTCTACGCGGCCGACAGCAGCTTCATCGGTGGCCGTGGCAAGTACGACTACATGCTGCCCAACGTCGACCTGAAGCTGGACCTGAGCGAATCGCTGGCGCTGCGCGGCAGCTACAGCCGCACGCTGGGCCGCCCCAGCTGGACCCAGATTCAGAGCGGCCAGTCGCTGGCCGACATCGTGCGCACCCAGGGCGGCACCGCCAGTCGTGGCAACCCGGGGCTGGAGCCGCTGATCTCGGACAACTTCGACCTGTCGCTGGAGTGGTACTACGGCGAGGCCAGCTATGCCTCGGTCGGCTTCTTCCGCAAGAACATCAAGAACTTCATCAGCGACACCATCGTGCGCGAGAACACCGGCACGCTGCACACCCCGGTGGGAGGTGCGTACTGGAACGAGGCACTGGCCTCCGGCTGCGGCACCACCGACATGCCCTGCATCCGCGACTACATCTTCACCAACCATGCCGGCGATCCGGGCGTGACCTACACCGGCACCAATTCGGCCGGGCAGAAGACCGGCACCATCACCGGCCTGCCGGGAGATCCGATCGCCGGCTTCGACGTCACCGTGCCCGCCAACCAGCACTCGGACCATCTCGATGGCTGGGAAGTGGCGGTACAGCACCTGTTCGGCCAGTCCGGCTTCGGCGTCGCGGCCAACTACACCAAGGTGAAGTCGGGGCTGACCTTCAACAACCTGAGCCTGGGTGACCAGTACCCGATGATCGGCCTGAGCGACTCGGCCAACGTTGTCGCTTTCTATGACAAGCACGCCTGGCAGATCCGTGCGGCGTACAACTGGCGCGACAAGTTCCTCAACGGCATCGGCGGCCAGGGTCCCAATCCGAACTACACCGCTGCCTACGGCCAGCTCGACCTGAACATCAGCTACGCGGTGAGCGAACAGCTGACCCTGAGCCTGGAGGCGATCAACCTCACCGACGAGACCATGCGCACGTACTCGCGCCATACCAACATGCTGCGCTACGCCACCCAGACCGGGCCACGCTACATGTTCGGCGTACGCTACAAGTTCTGA
- a CDS encoding roadblock/LC7 domain-containing protein, with product MADGQVAVLPDAGQRERLQPLLHDLQQRVEGVRTVVLASVDGFALVSAGADGRGERLAAMTSAMLALAAAVGRELVLGDLQTLMLEAAGGKVLMLAIQAEGRAPLLLMAACDQRSVIGQVLWQSRECGQAILAELSGS from the coding sequence ATGGCTGACGGGCAGGTGGCGGTCCTGCCCGATGCCGGTCAGCGCGAGCGCCTGCAGCCCCTGCTGCACGACCTGCAGCAGCGGGTCGAAGGTGTGCGCACGGTCGTGCTGGCCAGCGTGGATGGTTTCGCGCTGGTCAGCGCCGGTGCTGACGGTCGCGGCGAACGGTTGGCGGCGATGACCAGCGCGATGCTGGCGCTGGCCGCGGCGGTGGGGCGCGAGCTGGTGCTGGGCGATCTGCAGACGCTGATGCTGGAAGCCGCGGGGGGCAAGGTGCTGATGCTGGCGATCCAGGCCGAAGGGCGCGCGCCGCTGCTGCTGATGGCAGCCTGCGACCAGCGCAGCGTGATCGGCCAGGTGCTGTGGCAGAGCAGGGAATGTGGCCAGGCGATCCTGGCCGAACTCAGCGGATCGTGA